The following proteins are encoded in a genomic region of Micropterus dolomieu isolate WLL.071019.BEF.003 ecotype Adirondacks linkage group LG04, ASM2129224v1, whole genome shotgun sequence:
- the LOC123970369 gene encoding NACHT, LRR and PYD domains-containing protein 12-like produces the protein MGNSAGRDVVPVTSQCAETQREAGRSPLTADHGSLIITPQFTGIDAKGDANLTVNVTNTYVQPPDRTDQTNAVSPKTEGNIQRCQAELKSYLQNITKNLSQVTKDDGSSTPLNKIYTELYITEGGSGEVNSEHEVIELECKRCTSEERKIHLNDIFKPLSNEESPPQRVLTKGIAGIGKTVAVQKFIYDWAAGEANQTTPFIFPFTFRDLNLIKDNSHSLVTLINYYFEEVKDLETSDYNNSSVLFIFDGLDESKFPLDFEKNEMCRSLTKATTVDVLLTNLITGKLLHKASVWITSRPAAATRIPSEYINRVTEVRGFNDEQKDEYFRKKVSDKDVAQKILDHLHSKPLRSLYIMCHIPVFCWISATALQSLLTENRRGELPKTVSEMYTHFLIIQTKLKDYQDGKTDKGVIMKLGKLAFEQLREGNIIFCENDLKSCEISLEQAAVYSGVCTEIIRKEYGLHKQEVYSFIHLSVQEFLAALYVLETFIDRGENLLPSQTSVKASERGELPLIFLHKNATDMALVSSYGQWDLFLRFLLGLSKDTNQELLQKAFRFKGRRPLSSHETIAYIHEKIKKLSYTDTSINLFHCLNELGDRTLVDQVQKYQSSRDVSKISPAHWSALAFVLLVSNEALDVFDLKKYSGSDEVLERLLPVLKASKTALLSDCSLTDRCCRYISSVLSLELSGLEDLDLSRNKLQDSGIALLSEGLKSPACKLQRLCLKECGITKKGCQSLASGLASNPSHLRELDLSENRFHDEGLELLSEVLNKCSLETLRLCKCGITGKPLASALSLNPSHLKNLDLSRNSLGAQTVSQLCGFLKHPDCQLERLWLYRTDLTKACAAALASALASKPAQLRELDLGGNILEDAGVMEIAALLKDPNCRVETLRLAGCRFTESVCAALASSLKSNPAHLRVLDLARNKLQDAGVEHLSEFLAEPLCQLETLNLKCCTLTEACCRSLTFALSCSFALKELDLSYNSLKDQGVKLLSDWLRKPQCGLQILRLSECTASSCECLASALRLNPSHLRELELSKSHPGDSALQLLSDLQKDKDYSLQTLTVTPRPVPSSDILHPSTR, from the exons ATGGGAAACTCGGCTGGCCGGGACGTTGTTCCTGTAACATCACAGTGTG CTGAAACTCAGAGGGAAGCAGGACGCTCACCACTGACCGCTGATCATGGAAGTCTCATCATCACACCTCAGTTTACGGGTATTGATGCGAAAGGGGATGCCAATCTAACCGTCAATGTCACCAACACATACG tccaACCTCCTGACAGGACAGACCAGACGAATGCCGTTTCTCCCAAAACTGAAG GAAACATCCAACGGTGCCAAGCTGAGCTAAAATCTTATCttcaaaacataacaaaaaatctGTCTCAAGTCACAAAGGACGATGGGTCATCGACTCCTTTAAACAAGATCTACACCGAGCTTTACATCACAGAAGGAGGCAGCGGGGAGGTAAACAGTGAACACGAAGTGATTGAGTTAGAATGTAAAAGGTGTACGAGTGAGGAGAGGAAAATCCACCTCAATGACATTTTTAAACCGTTATCAAACGAAGAGAGTCCTCCACAGAGAGTTCTGACGAAGGGAATCGCCGGCATTGGAAAAACTGTGGCTGTGCAGAAATTCATTTATGACTGGGCCGCAGGAGAAGCCAACCAAACTACTCCGTTCATATTTCCGTTCACATTCAGAGacttaaatttaataaaagatAACTCTCACAGTCTTGTAACGTTAATAAATTACTATTTTGAAGAAGTGAAGGATTTGGAAACATCAGACTACAACAATTCAAGTGttttgttcatctttgacggGCTGGACGAAAGCAAATTCCCTCTGGACTTTGAGAAAAACGAGATGTGCCGCAGTCTCACAAAGGCCACAACAGTAGACGTCCTCCTGACCAACTTAATCACAGGGAAACTGCTGCACAAAGCCTCGGTCTGGATCACAAGCAGACCCGCCGCCGCCACCAGGATTCCCTCCGAGTACATCAACAGGGTGACGGAGGTACGAGGATTTAACGACGAGCAGAAGGACGAGTACTTCCGGAAGAAAGTCAGCGACAAGGATGTGGCTCAGAAGATCTTAGATCATCTTCATTCAAAGCCGTTGAGAAGTCTGTacatcatgtgccacatcccTGTGTTCTGCTGGATTTCAGCCACGGCTCTCCAGAGTCTCCTGACAGAAAACCGGCGAGGTGAGCTGCCCAAGACTGTGAGTGAAATGTACACACACTTCCTGATCATCCAGACGAAGCTCAAAGATTATCAGGATGGTAAAACGGACAAAGGTGTCATCATGAAGCTGGGAAAGCTGGCATTTGAACAGCTACGGGAGGGCAACATAATCTTCTGTGAGAATGACTTGAAGAGTTGTGAAATTAGTCTGGAACAAGCTGCAGTTTATTCTGGAGTTTGTACAGAGATCATAAGAAAAGAATATGGTCTTCACAAACAGGAGGTTTACTCGTTCATACATTTAAGTGTCCAGGAGTTCCTCGCCGCTCTGTATGTTTTGGAGACCTTCATAGATCGCGGAGAAAATCTGCTTCCCAGCCAGACAAGTGTGAAAGCATCGGAGAGAGGAGAACTTCCTCTCATCTTCCTCCACAAGAACGCCACGGATATGGCTTTGGTCAGCAGTTATGGACAGTGGGACTTGTTCCTGCGCTTCCTGCTCGGCCTGTCAAAGGACACAAACCAGGAGCTTCTTCAGAAAGCATTTAGATTTAAAGGAAGACGTCCGCTGAGCAGCCACGAGACAATCGCCTACATTCACGAGAAGATCAAGAAACTGTCTTACACCGACACGAGCATCAATCTGTTCCACTGTTTAAATGAGTTGGGTGACCGTACCCTGGTGGATCAAGTCCAGAAGTACCAGAGCTCTAGAGATGTTAGTAAAATCTCTCCTGCACATTGGTCAGCTCTGGCATTTGTGCTGCTTGTTTCCAATGAAGCGCTGGACGTCtttgacctgaagaaatacTCTGGATCAGATGAGGTTCTGGAGAGGCTGCTGCCCGTGCTCAAAGCATCTAAGACGGCCTT GCTGAGCGACTGCAGCCTCACTGACAGATGTTGCAGGTATATTTCATCTGTGCTCAGTTTGGAGTTGTCGGGTCTGGAGGACTTAGACCTGAGCCGAAATAAACTGCAGGACTCTGGAATAGCTCTGCTCTCTGAGGGTCTAAAAAGTCCCGCCTGCAAACTCCAGAGACTCTG TCTGAAAGAATGTGGCATTACAAAAAAGGGATGCCAATCTTTGGCCAGTGGTCTGGCTTCAAACCCGTCCCACCTGAGGGAGCTGGATCTCAGCGAGAACAGATTTCATGATGAAGGACTGGAGCTACTCTCAGAAGTTCTCAACAAATGCTCTTTGGAAACCCTCAG GTTGTGTAAGTGCGGCATCACAGGGAAACCTCTGGCTTCAGCTCTCAGCTTGAACCCATCCCACCTGAAAAACCTGGACCTGAGCAGGAACAGTCTTGGAGCTCAGACAGTCTCTCAGCTCTGTGGCTTTCTGAAGCATCCTGACTGCCAGCTGGAGAGATTATG GCTTTATAGGACAGACTTAACAAAGGCGTGTGCTGCagctctggcctcagctctggcTTCCAAACCCGCCCAGCTGAGGGAGTTGGATCTGGGAGGGAACATCCTGGAGGACGCCGGAGTGATGGAGATCGCTGCTCTGCTGAAGGATCCAAACTGCAGAGTGGAAACACTGAG ACTGGCGGGCTGTCGGTTCACAGAGAGCGTCTGTGCTGCGCTGGCTTCCAGTCTGAAGTCAAACCCCGCCCACCTGAGAGTTCTGGATCTGGCGAGAAATAAACTTCAAGACGCTGGTGTCGAACACCTTTCTGAGTTCTTGGCAGAGCCACTTTGTCAACTGGAGACACTAAA CCTGAAATGCTGCACGTTAACGGAAGCCTGCTGCCGGTCTTTGACCTTCGCCCTCAGCTGCTCCTTTGCTCTCAAAGAGCTCGACCTGAGCTACAACTCGCTGAAGGACCAGGGTGTGAagctgctctctgattggctgcggAAACCCCAGTGTGGACTGCAGATACTGAG GTTGTCGGAGTGCACAGCGAGCAGCTGCGAGTGTCTTGCCTCGGCTCTGAGGTTGAACCCTTCGCACCtcagagagctggagctgagcaaGTCTCATCCAGGAGACTCGGCTCTGCAGCTGCTGTCGGATCTACAGAAGGACAAAGATTACAGTCTGCAGACCCTGACGGTGACACCGAGACCTGTTCCTTCCAGCGACATTCTCCATCCTTCCACCAGATGA